Part of the Flavobacterium sp. KS-LB2 genome is shown below.
ACAGAAAGAAAACCTCATCGCTGAGAAAAATAAGTTAGTAATAAATCATCCCGGATTCTATAATGGAATTTTATTATACAACACACTAACAGACCAATGGTCAAAAGTGGGTGAATTACCTTTTCTGCCTCAGGTTACGACTCCGGCTCTTATTTGGGATAAAAAAATAATCCTATCAAATGGAGAAATAAAACCAGGAGTTCGCACCCCTGCAATAATGTTGGGCACAATTAAAAAATAAAAGTAAATAGTTTAATCTATTATTTCTTCCCCAAAATAGCAGATAAAACTTGAAAATAAAGCAAATTTAAACATGAAAGAATCAAAATATTATCCTTGGATTGTTGTAGGCTTACTATGGATCGTCGCATTGCTAAACTATATGGACAGACAAATGCTGGCAACAATGCGTCCTTCAATGGAAACAGATATTCCTGAATTAGTATCTGGTGAAAACTTTGGACGATTAATGGCAATATTTCTTTGGATTTATGCTTTAATGAGCCCTATATCTGGTATTATAGCTGACAAATTAAACAGAAAATGGCTAATTGTAGGTAGTTTATTTGTGTGGTCAGCAGTAACGTATGCAATGGGATATGCAACAACTTACAATCAGGTATATTGGTTAAGAGCTTTGATGGGAGTAAGTGAAGCGCTGTATATTCCAGCAGGTTTATCACTTATAGCCGATTACCATCAGCAAAAAACAAGATCTCTTGCCATTGGTATTCATATGACTGGACTTTATGTGGGTTCTGCATTAGGAGGTTTTGGAGCTACCATCGCAGCTACTTATTCTTGGCATACTACTTTTCATTATTTTGGAATAATTGGCGTTTTTTATGCTTTTGCTTTGGCTTTCTTTTTAAGAGAGAAAAAAATTGGTCAAATAAAAACTACTGATTCTGATTTGATAGTAACAAATGAAAAAAAATCGCTCTTTAAAGGCTTAGCTTTATTATTTACTAACATCTCTTTCTGGGTTATCTTATTCTATTTTGCCATAATAAGTTTACCAGGCTGGGCTACAAAAAACTGGTTGCCTACCCTATTTTCAGAAAACTTAGGAATTCCAATGGAAGAGGCAGGTCCTATAGCAACTATCGCCATCTCCTTTTCATCTTTATTAGGAGTGATTTTCGGTGGTATTTTATCAGATAAGTGGGTTCAAAAAAATATAAAAGGTAGGGTTTATACTAGCGCGATTGGTCTGAGTTTAACGATTCCAGCTTTGTTGCTAATTGGTTTTGGAGATTCCTTATTCAATGTGGTAGGTGCTGCACTTTGCTTCGGTATTGGATACGGAATGTTTGATGCGAATAACATGCCTATTATATGTCAGTTTGTTTCTTCAAAACACCGGGCAACGGCCTATGGCGTTCTAAATATGACTGGAGTTGGTTGTGGTGCATTAGTAACTTCGCTTTTAGGTAAATCCTCGGATAGTGGGACTTTAGGCTCGGGTTTTGCTTTGATGGCAGGAGTTGTTATAATTGCATTAGTAGTTCAAATCAGTTTTCTGCGTCCAAAAGTGAATGATTTTGTCGATGCCTAAAATACACTAGTATCTTTTACTAAGTTCAAAATTTGTTTTAAGTTGGTTTTTGGTTTTTATCTGTTAAGGCGGAAGCTAGTGTTCCGCCTTGCGGATAATTTATGCCCATTTTTAATAATTTCTGAAAAAAAAACATGAACACAATGAAAAGGAATCTATTTTTAGTAGTCTTTTTGATTTCAATAATCATTCATTTTGAGTCATTTGCACAAAAAACAAAACTCAAGGTAGCTTGTATTGGAGATTCCGTTACAGCGGGTTATCTCTTGTCTGATGCTACAAATGAATCCTATCCTTCGCAACTTCAAATCTTGATGGGCGGACAATATGAAGTGAAAAATTTTGGATATAGTGGAGCAACACTTTTGAAAAAAGGAAGCACCCCATACTTCAAAACCAAGGAATGTGCTGATGCTATTGCATACAGACCTGATATTGCAATTATTCATTTGGGATTAAATGATACAGATCCACGAAATTGGCCGAATTACAATGCCGAATTTGATGCAGATTACACTTGGTTAATAGACATCTTAAAAAAACAAAATCCGGCAGTCAAAATTTACATCTGTCGATTAACTCCCATATTTAATGAGCATCCTCGGTTTAAATCGGGAACCAGAGATTGGTTTTGGCAAATTCAATCTCATATCCCCAACATTGCAAAAGCAAATCAAGTTGGTTTAATTGATTTGCATGAAAAGTTATACCATCGTCCCGATCTTTTTCCTGATGCTTTACATCCAACGAAAGAAGGAGCAACTATTCTGGCCAAAACCGTTTATGAAAACATCACTCAAAATTATGAAAGATTAAAATTAGCAGCTGTTTTCACCGACAATATGGTTTTGCAACGCAATCAAACTATTCCAGTTTATGGAACAGCTAATGGAGGTGATACCATAGAAGTAACTTTTAAACAACAAAAAAAGAACGTCATTGCCGACGAATATGGAAAATGGAAAATTATTTTCCCTGCCATGACACAAGGCGGACCTTATGAAATGACTATTCAATCTAAGGAAGCAAAAATTGCTTTGAAAAATATTCTGGTTGGGGATGTTTGGTTTTGTTCCGGACAATCCAATATGGCATTTCAGCTTCAAAATTCAGAAAATGGTTCGGCAGAAGTAAAAAAAACAATCGCTAATACTACTATCCGATTATTTAATGCCAAACCGATTCGTGAAACTGATGAAACGGCTTGGGATGCTGCTACTTTGTTAAAAACCAATCAGCTACAGTTCTTTTCTGGAAATTGGTCAGTATGTGATTCAACAAGTACCAAAGATTTCTCGGCCATTGCTTATTACTTTGGTAAAAACATTGCCCATGAAGAAAATGTACCTGTGGGTTTAATTCAAGTTGCCGTTGGCGGATCACCAATAGAATCTTGGATTGACAGATACACCTTGGAACACGACGATAAAGTAGTTGATGTATTAACCAACTGGCGTAAATCGGATTTCATCATGCCATGGGTCAGAGAACGTGCCAATGTAAATTTGAAAAATGCTGAAAATGTTAAACAACGTCATCCCTATGATCCTTGTTACAATTTTGAAGCTGGAGTGGAAGCCTTTACAAAATTTCCAATAAAAGGCGTGATTTGGTACCAGGGTGAAAGCAATGCCCATAATGTTGACTTATATGAACATCTCATGCCAAAATTAGTCGGAAGTTGGCGCAAAGCTTGGGACACTAACCTACCCTTCTATTATGTTCAATTATCAAGTATAGATCGACCAACTTGGCCCGCATTCAGAGATATGCAAAACAGATTGCAAAACAAAATACCAAATAGCCATATGGCAATTAGTATGGATTATGGCGATTCTATAAATGTGCATCCCATTAAGAAAAAAGAAGTCGCCGATCGTTTAGCACTTTTGGCCTTGCGTTACACCTATGGAAAAGCTATACTAGCGAATGGTCCTGTTGTTTTAAATGCCATACAGCAAGGAGAAAACATTATAGTTTCATTTGCTTTTGCAAAACAATTATCTACTTCAGACAAAAAAAAACTAATTGGCTTTGAAATAGTAAACGACAAGGGAATTCACATCCAAACCAAAGCAACTATCGTGAAAAACCAAGTATTAATTATTATCCCGAAAGATGAAAAAATAAAAACAGTTTTATATGCATGGAAACCTTTCACTAAAGCCAATTTAGTGAATGAAGCAGGACTTCCATGTTCCACTTTTAAACTCGAATTGAGTCCTGCCACTGAAAACTAAAAAAAGTCAAATCCATTATTTATTGACTAAACGAGATAAAAAAATAACATCTAGTACAACATAAAAAATACTAGTTACAAAACATATATTAAAAAATGAGCTATTCAAAAACAGATCTTCTCAGCTTACAAGATTTTTATCAGAATCAATTACTAAATGATACCGTACCATTTTGGTTTCCACGTTCTATTGATACCGAGTTTGGAGGTTATTTATTAATGCGTGATCAAGATGGAAGTTTGATTGATGATGACAAAGCCGTTTGGATACAAGGCCGCGCCGCTTGGTTATTGGCTACACTTTACAATACAGTCGAACCAAAACAAGAATGGTTAGAAGGTTCTAAGACAGGTATCGATTTTTTAAACAACTACTGCTTTGATACCGATGGACGAATGTTTTTTCACGTAACACGCGACGGACAACCCATACGCAAACGCCGTTATTACTTTTCGGAAACCTTTGCAGTTATTGCAATGTCTGCTTATGCAAAAGCTAGTGGAGATGAAACGGCTGCTGAAAAAGCCCGATTTCTATTTGGAAAATGTATTGAATACTCAACAAATCCCAATTTATTAGAGCCTAAATTCACTGCTACCCGACCTTCCAAAGGAATTGGAACTCCTATGATTATGATAAACACGGCACAACAGTTAAGGGAAAATATTGGCGACCCGCGGTGTGATGAATGGATTAGCACATGGATAAAAGAAATTGAAAGTGATTTTGTAAAAGATGATATCAAATGTGTGATGGAACAAGTAGCACCAGATGGTTCTATTATCGATCACATTGATGGCCGTACCTTGAATCCTGGACATGCTATTGAAGGAGCTTGGTTCATCTTGCACGAAGCAAAATATAGAAATAATGATCCACATTTAATGGCATTAGGTTGTAAAATGCTCGACTATATGTGGGAACGCGGATGGGATAAAGAAAATGGAGGAATATTATATTACCGTGATGTCTATGAAAAACCCGTTCAGGAATACTGGCAGGATATGAAGTTTTGGTGGCCTCATAACGAAGTAATTATTGCAACGTTACTAGCCTATACCATAACAGGCGATGAAAAATATGCAACATGGCACAAAATGGTACATGATTATGCATACAGCAAATTTCATGATGCAGCAAACGGAGAATGGTTTGGGTATTTACATAAAGACGGAACTATTGCCCAAACAGCTAAAGGAAATATGTTCAAAGGACCGTTTCATTTACCAAGACAGGAATGGTACTGTTTGCAAATACTCAATGAGTATTTAGAAAACAACAAGAATGTTATCAGTGATAAATTAGATAAAACACATTTGAAATTATAAAAAATGAAACAAGCTATTGTTAACGGAATTGTGCATACTGGCGAAGAAATAAATAATGACGTCATTATTATAGAAAATGGAATAATTATTTCTGTTCAAAAAGAAGTTCCAAAAACTATTCCTCTAATTGATTTGCAAGGAAAACATATTTCTGCTGGCTTCATAGACATCCAAATAAATGGTGGAGAACGACTTTATTTTAGCCAAACTCCAGCAGAAAAAACCATTCAAGATATTTATGAAACCAGTTTAAAATATGGTACTACTCATGTGCTTCCATGCTTGATATCTTCCTCCAGAGAAACCATTCTTCAAGGGATTGAAGCTATTCGCAATTATAAAGCAAAACACAATAACGGAGTCTTGGGAATGCATCTTGAAGGGCCTTTTTTGAATCCTTTAAAACGCGGTGCGCATAGTCTTAATCAGGTTCGTAAACCTACTAATTCTGAATTAGAAGAAATCATTAGATATGGTAAAGAGGTTATAAAAGTAATCACAATCGCACCGGAATGTTTTACAGACGAGCAGTTGGACATGCTGTTAGAAAGCGGCATTGTTATTTCGGCAGGCCATTCGACGATGACCTATAAAGAAGCGCAGTATTATTTTTCTAAAGGGATTAAATTAGTAACCCATTTATTTAATGCCATGACTCAATTTAGTCATCGAGAACCTGGTTTAGTTGGTGCAACATTCGAAAATCAAGACGTTTTTGCTCCTGTTATTTTAGATGGTGCACATTGTGATTATGCTGCAGCAAGAGTCGCATATAAATTAAAAAAAGATAAATTCTTTTTAATCAGTGATGCTGCGTTTTTAGGGCGCAAAGTTGCTAGTTTTAAATGGGAAAATTTTGATGCTCATCTTGAAAATGGTTTTTACAGAAATGAAGAAGGCAATCTAGCCGGAGCCAGCATTTCGATGGAAGAAGCGGTTCAAAATGCTTTCAATCATTTGAATGTTTCAGCAGATGAAGCTATCAAAATGGCTACTTGTCGCGTTGCAAGTGCTATTAATATGGATCATCAATTGGGGAAAATAAAATCCGGATTCCCGGCAAGTTTTGTCACATTCAATGATAATCTGTCAAAAATAGAAACGTTAAACTATAATCCGATTTAGATAATCTACATAAAAAAATAACTACACAACTAACTCAAATAACAATACAATGAAAAGTGTTTTAGAAATTAAACCTGACATCAGTTACAAAAGTGCTGGTAAATTTGAAGAAACCAGATTTGAAAAAATTCACAATGAGATTTTTAAAAATTCGGTTGAAGCTTCAAAAATTGTTGCTCAAGAAATAGCCACATTAATTAGATCCAAACAAACCAAAAATAAACCTTGTATACTTGGTTTGGCTACAGGTTCATCTCCTATAAAAGTCTATGAAGAGTTAGTTCGAATGCATAAAGAAGAGGGACTTAGCTTTAGTAATGTAGTAACTTTCAATTTGGATGAGTATTATCCAATGACAAAAGAAAATAACCAAAGCTATCATTATTTCATGCATCAGCATCTTTTTAATCATATTGATATTAAACCCGAAAATATAAATATTCCAGACGGAACGGTTGCGATTGATGAATTGAATCAATATTGCGTTGATTACGAAATGAAAATAAAAAATGCCGGAGGACTTGATTTCCAATTATTGGGAATTGGTCGTACGGGACACGTAGGTTTCAATGAACCGGGATCTCACATCAATTCAGGAACTCGAATCATTACTTTGGATCATATTACAAGAGTAGACGCATCTTCTGATTTTAATGGTATTGATAACGTTCCTAAAAGAGCGATTACGATGGGCGTTTCTACTATTTTGAGATCCAAAAGAATTGTATTAATGGCTTGGGGACAAAATAAAGCATCCATTATAAAAAGAACTATCCAAGGAGAAATAAGTCCCGAAGTTCCTGCAACTTTTTTGCAAAATCACGCGAATACCACTTTCGTTTTAGACCAATCGGCAGCTTCCGAATTAACTCGATTTGAAACACCATGGTTAGTTGGAGAATGCATTTGGACACCAGAATTAAAAAACAAAGCTATTGTTTGGCTTTGCCAAGAAACAAAACAATCGATATTAAAACTGACTGACAGAGATTACAACAACAATGGAATGTCGGATCTTTTGGCACAAGAAGGATCTGCTTATGATTTGAATATTAATATGTTCAATGAATTGCAACATACCATAACGGGATGGCCGGGAGGAAAACCCAATACGGATGATTCCCACAGACCTGAAAGAGCTAATCCTGCCAAAAAAAGAATCATCCTTTTTAGTCCACATCCTGATGATGACGTGATTTCTATGGGAGGAACTTTTTCGAAATTAATAAAACAAGGTCATGATGTTCATGTCGTGTATCAAACTTCTGGAAACATTGCCGTTACAGATGATGAAGCACTGAAATTTGCCGAAGTTTGCAATGATTTTATTGGAGAAACCGATTGTAATATTGATTTTCCTGCGGTAATCAATTTCATAAACAGCAAAAAAGAAAATCAAATTGATTCTCTTGAAGTTCGAAAATTAAAAGGTCTCATCAGACGTCGTGAATCCTATGCTGCAACAAGATACATTGGATTACAAGATGAAAACACACACTTTTTAGACCTTCCTTTTTATGAAACTGGTCGCGTAAAGAAAAGCCCATTGGGTAATGAAGATATAGCCATAGTTGCAGCCATTATTGCCAAAATAAAACCGCATCAGGTTTTTGCAGCAGGTGATTTAGCGGATCCACACGGTACGCATGAAGTTTGCTTGAATGCCATATTTGCTGCCTTGAAACAATTAAAACCAGAACCTTACATGAATGATTGTTGGTTATGGCTGTATCGCGGTGCTTGGCATGAATGGGACATTCACGAAATAGATATGGCTGTTCCTTTAAGTCCTGACGAAGTTTTATTAAAAAGACATGCTATTTTGTACCACCAATCCCAAAAAGATAGAGTAATGTTTCAAGGAAACGACTCCAGAGAATTTTGGGTTAGAGCCGAAGATCGCAACAAAAATACCGCAAAACTATATGACGATTTAGGCTTGGCTGAATATGAAGCTATTGAAGCTTTTAAACGTTTTGATTATTAAAATAGAATAGGAAGATCGAAATATTACAAAATAAAATCACTCCTATTTATCAGCTACACCAAAACCCTAAATAATTTAAATTTAATTATTTAGGGTTTGTTTGTATAATTAATCAAATATCTACCATCAAATACTATCTCTAGTACCTATGTACCGTTGAACAAAAATCTTTTAAAAACATTTTTTTCAAATTCTGAATTGTATAGCTATAGAATTTTGTTTCTTTGTTTCTGCAAAATAATTGCCTAAAACTTGAATTTAAAACCTATAAATGGCAGAATATCTTTTAGACATTGAGTACAAAGACATTACGTACCACGAGGAGGAAGTCAATTTTAAGGAATTTGAATGCTGTACGTTTACTAATTGTAATTTCTCCCAATGTACATTTCTAGCAGTAACTTTTATTGACTGTACTTTCAATGATTGTACCTTTTCTAACGCCAAAATAAATTATGTAGCCTTTAGGACTGCAACTTTCAATCGATGTGAAATCAAAGAAGTCAATTTTGCCATGTGCGATAAATTAATCTTCGAAATCGCTTTTAATGATTGTATTTTAGATTTCTGTAAATTTTATACTTTAAAAATTAAAGGAACAAAATTCACTAATTGCAGTATTATTGCGGTAGATTTTATGAGTACAGATTTGACCGAAGTCATTTTTGAAAACTGTGACTTATACCGTTCTGAATTTGAAAAAGCAATTGCTAATAAAGCTGATTTTACAACAAGCTACAATTATACAATCGACCCTAAAACAACTAAATTAAAGAAAGCTGTATTTGCTTTGGAAGGACTAAAAGGATTGCTCTATAAACATGAAATTATAGTTAGATAGTACTCAAGAAATTATTTTTCCATCTTCCATAGTAATAATTCTATTTGTTTTTTTGGCAAAATCAGTGTCGTGGGTAACTACCAACAAAGTCTGATTGTGTTCTTGTGTCAGTTCATTAAAAATATCAAAAACTAAGTCACTGTTTTTTTTGTCTAAATTCCCTGTAGGCTCATCTCCCATAATAATTAACGGATCGTTTATTAAAGCACGCGCAATTGCCACACGCTGTTTTTGTCCGCCACTCAACTGATTTGGCATTTTTAATGCCTGGTCTTGCATATCGAGTGTTTTTAAATGTTCCATGGCACGATATTCTAATTCTTTATCCGAATATTTCGCTAATTTCATCCCCGGCAGCATTACATTTCTCAGTACATTGTATTCTGCTAACAAGTAATGAAACTGAAATACAAAACCTATTTTTTCATTTCTAATTAATGCTAATTCAGTGTCAGTCTTCCTTGTAAGCAGTTCGTTATGAATCAATATTTTACCGTCATAGTCCGTATCCATTGTAGAGAGCAAATACAATAACGTCGATTTTCCACAGCCTGATTTACCAACTATTGAAACAAACTCACCATGATCAACACTCATGCTAATCTCCTTTAAAACCTGAAATTTTACAGGATCATAAAAATATTTACTGAGGCCAATTGTCTCTAAAACAGTATTATTTTCCATTGTTATTTTCCTCTGATAATTTCTACTGGATCTACTTTACTAGCTTTTAAAGCAGGAAAAAGTCCAGCAATGGTCGTTGTAAATAATGCAAAAGTAATCCCGATACCATAAAATATAGGATTGTAATTAATAGGATAGGTTTTCACCGTGGGTAACGAAGCCGTTTCAAACGGAATAACATCTATAATAGAAGAAAAAATATAACCAAACAACAAACCAAACAATCCACCAGCAAGACCTATGATTATAGAAAGCGAAACAAAAATCCATTTCACATCATTACCGGAAAATCCGGTAGCTTTCAAAATCGCAATACTGTCCATTTTCTCATAAATCATCATGTTCAAAATATTATAAATTCCAAAACCAGCAACAATCAACAACACTACTCCAACAGAATAGGAAATGATGCTTCGCACCGTACTACCGGTTTCAAACTGTGAATTTGCGGTTTGATAATCAATTGTATCCAGATTAAAGGTATCCTGAAACTCTTTTGCAACAGCAGGTGCTGCAGTTTTATCGTATAAATTCAACTGAATGTCAGTGATATAATTTGTAGGTTCTCCCAATATTTTTTGGGCTGTCGCCAAAGAGGTATAACTCATCACATTATCGATTTCAGCAATACCTATTTCTGAAATACCTACAATTTTTAGCGAAGCCAAATTCCCTTTAGAAGTGGTAATCTTGATGATATCTCCTTTCGAAAGCAGCATTTTATCTGACAAACCTTTCCCAATGATAATACTGTTATTCTGAAGCAAATCAGCTACTTTTCCTTCTATGATATAATCACTTATTTTAAATAATTTATCTTCCGATAAAACATCAATTCCATTAATTATTCCAGAAATTTCGATGGTTCCCGAATTAAAAAAAACTGGCGAAGTAACCTTTGGAGCAACATCAATCACGCGCGAATCTTGTTTTAAAACTGCTAAAATAGTTTTGCTGTTGTAAATGGATTTTCCACGATCTTTAGGTTTAATCGACCGAATAAAATTATTGCTCTTCTTGAGCGCAACTGACAAAAATACGGGTTGATTTTCGGAAGGTTTAATTTCGTTATACAGCAGTACATGAGGTGTTCTGTTGAGCATTAAACCATCTAATAAGTCATTTAAACCATTCATAAAACTAACCAAAGCAATAAACATAGCAATACTAAAAGTTACTCCGATAGCAGCAACAATCGTTTGCTTCAATCGCGCCCGAAGCAAATGCAATGCAATGTTTAAAATAAGTTTAAAGTTCATTATTTTGGTTTATAAATCGTTTCTTCGGCGGTTAATCCCGATACTATTTCCACTTTTTGATAATCGCTTAAACCGGTTTTCACTTCGCGTTTTTCATCTTCATTTACTAAAACATACTTGCCTTCTACTAAATATGTTTTCGGAATTGTGATGGCATTATTCTTTATCTGAATGATAATATTTGCTTCAGCGGTAAGATTTGGGTAGAGTTTTTGGGGTGGTTTTATAAAATGTGCCTCGATTTTAAAAGTACGGGAGCGCTCCTCCATTATTGGGTAAATTTTATCAATGACTGCATCAAAAACCTGTCCTTTGTAGCTATCCATTGTCACGAGTACTTTTTGACCAGTTCTCACACGAACCATGTCGTTTTCGTCTACTTCAAGTTCCAGTAAAAAGGAGTTTTTCTGTCCAATAATTGCCAAAGGAGTTTGAGAAGTAACTACTGTTCCTTCTTTAACTAACACATCAAATAGTTGTCCAGAAAAGGCGCTTTTAATGCTAAAATCATTTTGGAATTTCTGATTGATTTTTAGGTTGACACTATTTCTGCTTTGGTCATTTTTTAATTGTACTTTGAGTTGTGACAATTGTTTTTTGGCCGATTCATAATTAATTTTAGAACTTTTATAGGCTAATTCGACTCTTTCAAAATCAACTTCGGAAATTCCTCCCTGATTCTTAATGTTTTTATTTCGATTGTAAATAGATTCATCTAAAGTCAATTTGTCTCTGCTTGCTTGGGCTTTCATTTCCATTTCGGCAATTTTATCCTGAATGTAACGGCTACTTTCCAAACTTAGTTGATACGCTAATCGAGCATTCTCTGTATTTAGCTCCGCTTTATCACTTTCAAATTCAAATAATAGTTGCCCTTTAGTAATAGATTGTCCAGCTGTAACATTTACTTTCAGTAATGTACCATTTACGGTGGCGTAAACCGTGTACTGCCCATCTGCTTTTATAACTCCAGAAGCATAAACACTCTCCGTAACTGCTCCAACTGTTGGTTTGATTGCTTCTGTTTCATTTTTGGAACATGAAAGCAAATTAAGAACTAACAAATAAAATAGGGATTGTAATTTAAAACTCATTTCGCTTCTCTTTTTACTTTATCGTTTGGTACAAATTCTTTATATAAATATACGACAAATCCATGTTGAAGTTAGATTCATTTTAGTAAAATTATTCGCTAAAAGTGTATGAAAACAAAGAAATTGTGGTAGGTTATAACTTTTTTTCCATTCTGTAGTCTTCCATTTTATAGCCATGATCCAATTCAATATCTTCTTCGAAAATGACTTCAAATCCTATTTTTTTGTAAAATGTGATGGCTTTATTGAATTTA
Proteins encoded:
- a CDS encoding efflux RND transporter periplasmic adaptor subunit; protein product: MSFKLQSLFYLLVLNLLSCSKNETEAIKPTVGAVTESVYASGVIKADGQYTVYATVNGTLLKVNVTAGQSITKGQLLFEFESDKAELNTENARLAYQLSLESSRYIQDKIAEMEMKAQASRDKLTLDESIYNRNKNIKNQGGISEVDFERVELAYKSSKINYESAKKQLSQLKVQLKNDQSRNSVNLKINQKFQNDFSIKSAFSGQLFDVLVKEGTVVTSQTPLAIIGQKNSFLLELEVDENDMVRVRTGQKVLVTMDSYKGQVFDAVIDKIYPIMEERSRTFKIEAHFIKPPQKLYPNLTAEANIIIQIKNNAITIPKTYLVEGKYVLVNEDEKREVKTGLSDYQKVEIVSGLTAEETIYKPK
- a CDS encoding ABC transporter permease, with amino-acid sequence MNFKLILNIALHLLRARLKQTIVAAIGVTFSIAMFIALVSFMNGLNDLLDGLMLNRTPHVLLYNEIKPSENQPVFLSVALKKSNNFIRSIKPKDRGKSIYNSKTILAVLKQDSRVIDVAPKVTSPVFFNSGTIEISGIINGIDVLSEDKLFKISDYIIEGKVADLLQNNSIIIGKGLSDKMLLSKGDIIKITTSKGNLASLKIVGISEIGIAEIDNVMSYTSLATAQKILGEPTNYITDIQLNLYDKTAAPAVAKEFQDTFNLDTIDYQTANSQFETGSTVRSIISYSVGVVLLIVAGFGIYNILNMMIYEKMDSIAILKATGFSGNDVKWIFVSLSIIIGLAGGLFGLLFGYIFSSIIDVIPFETASLPTVKTYPINYNPIFYGIGITFALFTTTIAGLFPALKASKVDPVEIIRGK